One Natrinema salaciae genomic region harbors:
- a CDS encoding (Fe-S)-binding protein, protein MNAIAQSDVARETYWGITSVEYAVFYLLAFTAIAVFIYGVYQRFARYADGDDDSFPRLDDLQNRVVSSAKIVLSNEKQFNRDLYGGLMHSFILWGFLTLFIATSILAFDMYGAQKLLHLESFWVGDFYLAYQFMVDAMGLLFVVGIGMAMYRRYWVHNHRLWGRHTSNEDDIFIWTLFALGVGGFLLEGLRIYIAGIPDHEIVSFVGYGLATMFDGIGLPSTEAAVAAGPEYSASANLGANAETLHWLTWWSHSLIAFFFIAWIPYAKPFHMISSFANVVTRDEKAGQRLPNVPSDLDATNAESIDDFTWKEILDQDACTKCGRCSSVCPAKASDRPLDPRNVILDLKAYREELDAGGEEQPIIADGGTSVINAETMESCMACMACMDACPVEIEHLKSFTRLNRQMTDQGDVAPSMQDVFQNVMQNGNTFGDSPRNRGDWADELEFDVTDAREEEVDYLWYVGDFPSYDERNKQVARSLATILTEADVSFGILFDDEKFDGNDIRRVGEELLYVELAGHHVETWEDCEFDTIVCTDPHSYNTFKNEYPEVNFDEFSDDPMMPFDYEDQWNEDGEIDVLHWTQAVEELVTDGKLDLTGTELDYTVTYHDPCHLGRYNDEYEAPRELIKATGCTLDEMPRNRSNSFCCGGGGGGLWMDFEEEPKPSEERIREALEDTDAGSGVEKFVVACPMCMTMYEDGRKTGGYEEEIEIVDVAELIVEAIGKADEAQVEVAAD, encoded by the coding sequence ATGAACGCTATCGCGCAATCGGACGTGGCGAGGGAGACGTACTGGGGGATCACCAGCGTCGAGTACGCGGTGTTCTACCTCCTTGCGTTCACCGCCATCGCCGTCTTCATTTATGGCGTGTACCAGCGGTTCGCCCGCTACGCCGACGGAGACGACGATTCGTTCCCCCGCCTCGACGATTTGCAGAACCGTGTCGTCAGTAGTGCCAAGATCGTGCTCTCGAACGAGAAACAGTTCAACAGGGACCTCTACGGAGGGTTGATGCACTCCTTTATTCTCTGGGGATTCCTGACGCTGTTCATCGCGACATCTATTCTGGCGTTCGATATGTACGGCGCTCAAAAGCTCCTACATCTGGAAAGCTTCTGGGTAGGTGACTTCTACCTCGCCTACCAGTTCATGGTCGACGCCATGGGCCTGCTCTTCGTCGTGGGCATCGGGATGGCGATGTATCGGCGCTACTGGGTCCACAACCACCGTCTCTGGGGCCGTCACACCTCCAACGAGGACGACATCTTCATCTGGACGCTGTTCGCGCTCGGCGTCGGCGGCTTCCTGCTCGAGGGGCTTCGGATCTACATCGCCGGGATTCCGGACCACGAAATCGTGAGCTTCGTCGGCTACGGACTCGCAACGATGTTCGACGGGATCGGCCTCCCGAGCACCGAAGCCGCAGTGGCCGCCGGCCCCGAGTACAGCGCGTCCGCCAATCTCGGTGCCAACGCCGAGACGCTCCACTGGCTCACGTGGTGGTCCCACTCGCTGATCGCGTTCTTCTTCATCGCGTGGATCCCCTACGCCAAGCCGTTCCACATGATTTCGTCGTTCGCGAACGTCGTCACCCGGGACGAGAAGGCGGGCCAGCGCCTGCCCAACGTCCCCTCCGATCTGGACGCGACCAACGCCGAGTCCATCGACGACTTCACCTGGAAGGAGATCTTAGACCAGGACGCCTGTACCAAGTGCGGCCGTTGTTCTTCCGTCTGCCCCGCGAAAGCCTCCGACCGCCCGCTCGACCCCCGGAACGTCATCCTCGACCTGAAAGCCTACCGCGAGGAGCTCGACGCCGGCGGCGAGGAACAGCCGATCATCGCCGACGGTGGCACGAGCGTGATCAACGCGGAGACGATGGAGTCCTGCATGGCCTGCATGGCCTGCATGGACGCCTGTCCCGTCGAGATCGAACACCTCAAGAGCTTCACCCGGCTCAACCGCCAGATGACCGATCAGGGCGACGTCGCCCCCAGCATGCAGGACGTCTTCCAGAACGTCATGCAGAACGGCAACACCTTCGGCGACTCGCCGCGCAACCGGGGCGACTGGGCGGACGAACTCGAGTTCGACGTGACCGACGCCCGCGAGGAGGAAGTCGACTACCTCTGGTACGTCGGCGACTTCCCGAGCTACGACGAGCGCAACAAGCAGGTCGCCCGCTCGCTGGCGACCATCCTCACGGAGGCCGACGTCAGCTTCGGCATCCTCTTCGACGACGAGAAGTTCGACGGCAACGACATCCGCCGCGTCGGCGAAGAACTGCTCTACGTCGAGCTGGCCGGCCACCACGTCGAAACGTGGGAGGACTGCGAGTTCGACACGATCGTCTGTACCGACCCCCACTCCTACAACACCTTCAAGAACGAGTATCCGGAGGTCAACTTCGACGAGTTCTCCGACGACCCGATGATGCCGTTCGACTACGAGGACCAGTGGAACGAGGACGGCGAGATCGACGTGCTCCACTGGACGCAGGCCGTCGAAGAACTGGTCACCGACGGCAAACTCGACCTGACCGGCACCGAACTCGACTACACGGTCACCTACCACGACCCCTGCCATCTGGGACGGTACAACGACGAGTACGAAGCGCCGCGTGAACTCATCAAAGCGACGGGCTGTACCCTGGACGAGATGCCCCGCAACCGCAGCAACTCCTTCTGCTGTGGCGGCGGCGGCGGCGGCCTCTGGATGGACTTCGAGGAAGAGCCCAAACCCAGCGAAGAGCGCATTCGGGAGGCGCTCGAGGACACCGACGCCGGCAGCGGCGTCGAGAAGTTCGTCGTCGCCTGTCCGATGTGCATGACGATGTACGAGGACGGTCGCAAGACCGGCGGCTACGAGGAGGAGATCGAGATCGTCGACGTCGCCGAACTCATCGTCGAGGCGATCGGAAAAGCCGACGAGGCGCAGGTCGAAGTCGCGGCAGACTGA
- a CDS encoding type 1 glutamine amidotransferase yields the protein MSHLRIAVLNAAHRDENTTRNFRRELDASLAEFDATDGTVPDDFAYDGAVVTGSRSSVYWDDDWMQPVKEWVGEAIDRGIPFLGVCWGHQLLADVLGGTVADMGVYEVGYSEIDHTGESRLFDGVDETFTAFTSHSDAVTELPPDAEPLAENEYSNHGFRTDRVFGVQFHPEYDTKTARELVHRKELSDERLESVLAEITEANYRQACEAKLVFDNFLEFVGEVRADGVDVETENRTATRVGRSD from the coding sequence ATGAGCCACCTCCGAATCGCCGTCCTGAACGCGGCTCATCGGGACGAGAACACGACGCGGAACTTCCGGCGCGAACTCGACGCCTCGTTGGCGGAGTTCGACGCCACCGACGGGACGGTCCCGGACGACTTCGCGTACGACGGTGCCGTCGTCACCGGCTCCCGGTCGTCGGTCTACTGGGACGACGACTGGATGCAGCCGGTCAAGGAGTGGGTCGGCGAGGCGATCGATCGCGGGATCCCCTTCCTCGGGGTCTGCTGGGGCCACCAGCTACTTGCGGACGTCCTCGGCGGCACCGTCGCCGACATGGGCGTCTACGAGGTCGGCTACAGCGAGATCGACCACACCGGCGAGTCGCGACTGTTCGACGGGGTCGACGAGACCTTCACCGCCTTCACCAGCCACTCCGACGCGGTCACCGAACTGCCGCCCGATGCCGAACCGCTCGCCGAAAACGAGTACTCGAACCACGGGTTCCGTACGGATCGGGTCTTCGGCGTCCAGTTCCACCCGGAGTACGACACGAAGACCGCTCGGGAACTCGTCCACCGGAAGGAACTCTCCGACGAACGCCTCGAGTCGGTGCTCGCGGAGATCACCGAGGCGAACTACCGGCAGGCCTGCGAGGCGAAGTTGGTGTTCGACAACTTCCTCGAGTTCGTCGGCGAGGTGCGGGCGGACGGGGTCGACGTCGAGACCGAGAACCGAACCGCGACTCGAGTCGGGCGTTCCGACTGA
- a CDS encoding class I adenylate-forming enzyme family protein, giving the protein MGPSAVTLSLARRADHFPDRTAVVDISEQRLYAPAETIHEDRISYGELSTIATLTAERLAALDIGPGDTVCVVTRNRVASLALCFACRRLDATVAPISHLLTPATVERPFDVLEPDLVVAEAAQRDLVRSIPFDRSVTLEELTDTDRDGVDLDERRAGTNDGPLLALHGGTGRPIAGYSAATVERNCRTAIAVWGLAANDTVPLTTRLSTPDGLVRIALSVLYAGGTLLLDRAFDPGDTLAAIDEEAATLLPGRETVLRDLAAESGFDAAVDSLERAICEGPIDDAVRATYRDRGVPVAAVHGRLECPTALSEGFEAGADTDGTAVGRPVPDCRARVVDDEGSVLEGEATGRLQLSGPTVAEGYVRAAGTDAENWYEPAEMASAEYEDGDERGRFLDGWFDTGDRFRRGADGTYYLRR; this is encoded by the coding sequence GTGGGACCATCGGCCGTGACCCTCTCGCTGGCTCGCCGGGCCGACCACTTCCCGGATCGGACGGCCGTCGTCGATATCTCCGAGCAGCGGCTGTACGCGCCCGCGGAGACGATCCACGAGGATCGGATCTCCTACGGGGAGCTATCGACGATCGCGACGCTGACGGCCGAACGGCTCGCGGCGCTGGATATCGGCCCCGGGGACACCGTCTGCGTCGTCACGCGAAACCGGGTCGCCTCGCTCGCGCTGTGTTTCGCCTGCCGGCGACTCGACGCGACGGTCGCGCCGATCTCGCACCTGCTGACGCCGGCCACCGTCGAGCGCCCGTTCGACGTCCTCGAGCCCGACCTGGTGGTCGCCGAGGCGGCCCAGCGCGATCTGGTTCGATCGATCCCCTTCGATCGCTCGGTAACGCTCGAGGAGCTTACCGACACGGACCGCGACGGTGTCGACCTCGACGAGCGACGAGCGGGGACGAACGACGGTCCCCTGCTCGCCCTCCACGGCGGGACGGGACGCCCGATCGCCGGCTACTCCGCCGCGACCGTCGAACGCAACTGTCGCACGGCCATCGCCGTCTGGGGCCTCGCGGCGAACGATACCGTCCCGCTCACCACGCGATTGTCGACCCCGGACGGGCTCGTCCGGATCGCGCTGTCGGTGCTGTACGCCGGCGGGACCCTCCTGCTCGATCGGGCGTTCGACCCCGGCGACACGCTCGCCGCGATCGACGAGGAGGCGGCGACGTTGCTCCCCGGACGAGAGACGGTCCTTCGGGACCTCGCGGCCGAATCCGGCTTCGATGCCGCCGTCGACTCGCTCGAGCGAGCGATCTGCGAGGGGCCGATCGACGACGCCGTCCGCGCGACCTACCGAGACCGCGGCGTCCCCGTCGCGGCCGTCCACGGTCGCCTCGAGTGTCCGACCGCTCTGAGCGAGGGGTTCGAGGCCGGCGCCGACACCGACGGGACCGCCGTCGGTCGTCCGGTGCCGGACTGTCGGGCGCGAGTGGTCGACGACGAGGGCTCGGTGCTCGAGGGCGAAGCGACCGGTCGGCTCCAGCTCTCGGGACCGACGGTCGCCGAGGGGTACGTCCGCGCCGCCGGAACTGACGCCGAGAACTGGTACGAGCCCGCCGAAATGGCGAGCGCCGAGTACGAGGACGGCGACGAGCGCGGGCGGTTTCTCGACGGCTGGTTCGACACCGGCGATCGATTCCGGCGCGGGGCGGACGGCACCTATTATCTGCGACGATGA
- a CDS encoding alpha/beta fold hydrolase, with the protein MSTASNDGVSLYYDRAGEGEGESVVFVPEAGLGGWLWSWQHAAVAGPHEAVVWDLRGTGRSDAPAGPYALETLVADLEAVCAACEITAAHLVGCGLGGAIALEAARTSSRVETLTLFGTAARGAAFDLEPLFAPPDDPDALRESLEAGLSADFLESQPDVCEGIVDWRADGDADRDGWEAQTAALDGFDATERLVEVTQPTHVIHGSDDELVSPAAGRALARGLPRGEWVELEGAGHLAFVERSRTVNDRLLGALEAQTDDE; encoded by the coding sequence ATGTCGACTGCCTCGAACGATGGCGTCTCGCTGTACTACGATCGGGCGGGCGAGGGTGAGGGCGAGTCCGTCGTCTTCGTCCCCGAGGCCGGCCTCGGCGGCTGGCTGTGGAGCTGGCAACACGCCGCCGTCGCCGGCCCCCACGAGGCCGTGGTCTGGGATCTCCGTGGGACCGGCCGCTCGGACGCGCCCGCCGGGCCCTACGCGCTCGAGACGCTCGTCGCCGACCTCGAAGCGGTTTGCGCCGCGTGTGAGATCACCGCCGCCCACCTCGTCGGCTGCGGGCTCGGCGGCGCGATCGCGCTCGAGGCGGCCCGGACCTCGAGCCGCGTCGAGACGCTGACGTTGTTCGGCACTGCGGCTCGCGGCGCGGCGTTCGACCTCGAGCCGCTTTTCGCCCCACCCGACGATCCGGACGCGCTCCGGGAGTCGCTCGAGGCGGGACTCTCCGCGGACTTCCTCGAGAGCCAGCCCGACGTGTGCGAGGGTATCGTCGACTGGCGGGCCGACGGCGACGCCGACCGCGATGGCTGGGAGGCGCAGACGGCTGCGCTCGACGGGTTCGACGCGACCGAACGGCTGGTGGAGGTGACCCAGCCGACGCACGTCATCCACGGGAGCGACGACGAACTGGTGTCGCCCGCGGCCGGACGGGCGTTAGCGCGGGGGCTCCCCCGCGGGGAGTGGGTCGAACTCGAGGGGGCCGGCCACCTCGCGTTCGTCGAGCGCTCGCGGACGGTCAACGATCGGTTGCTCGGCGCTCTCGAGGCGCAGACGGACGACGAGTGA
- a CDS encoding outer membrane protein assembly factor BamB family protein, with translation MVAVPALATEPNSTSGRNEVSLPDRDRVESTEDDDGPSYVGPEFRENSSIDLILNATERLGDLEIENETAATAMNDTVAAINASMQAYRRTRYIDSREGFDSLAEAQRSLAELRAAVDEDDEAIVDEISRELYTAAATSGRLTVGDAAAMVTVHDAELRGTNQHSKAVNGIGGAYVALEQANRSIAGINSSTGEPTAAVGPTDRASAIGYVESAWVNAQGVLDAVEAVTEPSLSLSHGQPFERNGTIQVPLEATLSDIRPYAYENATVTVDGDDGTDSLPFVSNESAGSSASGTTLVDLGAEPGNVTVAVTATPGHDSNRTVEASREIRVTEDDIRWDRPEPDEHRDIEVSNESTDVAVDVEGDGLHEADVSITNETPATDDEYRVGPTVRIVTETSFDRAEITLPVDEKELEQREGNVSIYTWDPTSNESWTALETEIDRENGTATAEVDHFSYFSVFDHERWTETTNDVITLEDRHVEGDPDDLPSSWIPPGDERDGTVYVGINTSLHAIDAATGATEWEFETPRPIGSSPTVVDGTVYVGSSDGSMYAVNARTGEQEWRFDSRGPISASPTVVDGSVFFGNRDHSLYAIDSETGEEEWEYKTSSNVTTASTVVDGTVYTSIGSAVVAVDATTGDEVWEYDTDSYEIPASPTVWNDTVYAGESARHNDSIYAIDSKTGETRWRSEIDLSVGERSSPTVANGIVFIGGSSGRLHAFDAATGDSAGDFQTGDGNPMPTGTDEGEISRPVGIKSSPTVADGTVYVGGGRHEKSGSLYAIDAVTMEQEWEYRLPDGKDIGYSSPTVANGVVYFGSEEHFYENGYPNSTGSVLAVDAESGERLWERDSDRAVFSSPTVVLAGDDRSSDSRVRLGTLGHHDGWDGEDSASAHLRDTSGDGIPDAVAEMDLGMPTGGPGVVGTPLNLDPTTVDTSGDGIPDSETVDISYRVITDDGETKLEAEVTDAAHHPARIDTTGDGVTDAEQLEGWEIEVVDEPTEAQDLMELVTDPDTDGDPAVFFSSREVDADPLIDDTDGDGLADEEERDLGTDPERSDTTGDGISDADAFDDPEEDPTVFSTSPPEMTLVDYRKWSEPPSVDFELGLDPIDVDGPSWHFQYVVQFHDPGGVSEYEITRGDRTIGEGTLSNEPVMATRTETLESLTEGVFTSWRGSQATAKATDGHGNDGAERIHSESSFYGTVIGTNVDPHAGGTLSGFTHSAAELPELIAVIGAALWDDPKAAGNELVELVGEIDRELLAELLPMVIESTQDQQQLDNPYSEGTIEHERYAEGWYEGYTLHFLSSIAYGGTITKGATKGANVGSRLSRVSDDLPTASRAIRADGSGLKSARIANRLADQGYDGLAQKFRTAGKEAQTVKTLDEVDTAVLRSLDETQRTELLQHIADHPNGARLVDDLGPQRTDELFSLSVRQTDNVQLRENLFRLHRQGVPSDEIDRFARNVDKLEGTSGLHRSIETTVNGGNPSNFRGDLFETEVAVRKGSDNVKEMGKSIPGGEVDIVMENRLVETKSGSYQAVTNQDRQYQQLASQIATYQRYADESDVIEVAFRAKPSDDVRSLLDNNGIEYTY, from the coding sequence ATGGTCGCCGTGCCGGCACTCGCGACCGAACCGAACTCGACTTCGGGGAGGAACGAGGTCTCCCTCCCAGACCGTGACCGCGTAGAATCCACCGAAGACGACGACGGGCCGAGCTACGTGGGCCCCGAGTTCCGCGAGAACAGCTCGATCGACCTGATTCTGAACGCGACCGAGCGTCTCGGGGACCTCGAGATCGAAAACGAGACGGCGGCGACGGCGATGAACGACACCGTCGCCGCTATCAACGCCTCGATGCAGGCGTATCGCCGGACGCGGTACATCGACTCGCGAGAGGGGTTCGACTCCCTCGCCGAGGCCCAGCGATCACTCGCGGAACTGAGAGCCGCCGTCGACGAAGACGACGAAGCGATCGTCGACGAAATCAGTCGCGAGCTGTATACGGCGGCGGCCACGAGCGGGAGGCTGACCGTCGGCGACGCGGCCGCGATGGTCACCGTTCACGACGCCGAGTTACGCGGGACGAACCAGCACTCGAAAGCGGTGAACGGGATCGGCGGCGCGTACGTGGCGCTCGAGCAGGCAAACAGATCGATCGCAGGCATAAACTCCTCGACCGGTGAGCCAACGGCGGCGGTCGGTCCGACCGATCGCGCCAGTGCGATCGGATACGTCGAAAGCGCCTGGGTGAACGCTCAGGGGGTTCTCGACGCCGTCGAGGCCGTTACCGAACCGTCGCTGTCGCTCTCGCACGGGCAGCCGTTCGAGCGAAACGGAACGATTCAGGTGCCGCTCGAGGCGACGCTCTCGGACATCCGTCCGTACGCGTACGAAAACGCGACGGTGACCGTCGACGGCGACGACGGGACCGACTCGCTCCCGTTCGTCTCGAACGAGTCGGCCGGGTCGTCCGCGAGCGGAACGACGCTCGTCGACCTGGGGGCCGAACCCGGGAACGTGACCGTCGCGGTGACGGCGACCCCCGGACACGATTCCAATCGGACGGTCGAGGCGAGCCGCGAGATCCGTGTCACCGAGGACGACATCCGATGGGATCGACCCGAACCGGACGAACACCGGGACATCGAGGTCTCGAACGAGTCGACCGACGTCGCAGTCGACGTCGAAGGCGACGGGTTGCACGAGGCCGACGTCTCGATAACCAACGAGACGCCGGCGACCGACGACGAGTACCGGGTCGGACCGACGGTCCGAATCGTCACCGAGACGTCGTTCGACCGAGCCGAAATCACCCTTCCCGTCGACGAGAAGGAACTCGAGCAGCGGGAAGGGAACGTCTCGATCTACACGTGGGACCCGACCAGCAACGAATCGTGGACGGCTCTCGAGACCGAAATCGATCGCGAAAACGGGACTGCTACGGCCGAGGTGGACCACTTCTCGTACTTTTCGGTGTTCGACCACGAACGGTGGACCGAAACCACGAACGACGTGATCACGCTCGAGGATCGCCACGTCGAGGGCGATCCCGACGATCTCCCATCGTCATGGATTCCGCCCGGCGACGAAAGAGACGGGACGGTCTACGTGGGAATCAACACCTCACTGCACGCGATCGACGCGGCAACCGGCGCGACGGAGTGGGAGTTCGAGACTCCCAGACCGATTGGATCATCACCAACCGTCGTCGACGGGACGGTGTACGTCGGCAGCAGCGACGGTTCGATGTACGCGGTAAACGCCCGGACGGGCGAACAGGAGTGGAGATTCGACTCTCGTGGCCCGATCAGTGCGTCACCTACGGTCGTGGACGGATCGGTATTTTTCGGCAATCGTGACCACTCGCTGTACGCCATCGATTCGGAAACCGGAGAGGAAGAATGGGAGTACAAAACGAGCAGTAACGTTACTACGGCATCGACGGTCGTCGATGGGACGGTATATACCAGCATCGGGAGCGCTGTCGTCGCTGTAGACGCGACCACCGGCGACGAAGTGTGGGAGTACGACACTGATAGTTACGAGATACCAGCATCACCGACTGTCTGGAACGATACCGTCTACGCGGGGGAGAGTGCCAGACACAACGACAGCATCTATGCGATCGATTCAAAAACGGGTGAAACGCGATGGAGATCCGAGATAGACCTGTCGGTAGGGGAGAGATCGTCTCCCACCGTTGCGAACGGCATCGTATTCATCGGGGGGTCGTCCGGTCGGTTACACGCTTTTGACGCTGCGACGGGCGATTCCGCGGGCGACTTCCAAACGGGAGACGGCAACCCGATGCCGACTGGTACCGATGAGGGCGAAATTAGCAGGCCTGTGGGGATCAAATCATCACCGACAGTAGCCGACGGGACCGTCTACGTCGGCGGTGGGAGACACGAAAAATCGGGGTCGCTGTACGCTATCGACGCTGTGACGATGGAACAGGAGTGGGAATACCGACTACCCGATGGGAAAGATATCGGGTATTCATCGCCGACAGTAGCGAATGGGGTAGTGTATTTCGGGAGTGAAGAGCACTTTTACGAGAACGGATACCCGAACAGTACCGGCTCCGTACTAGCAGTCGACGCAGAAAGCGGTGAACGGCTTTGGGAACGCGATAGCGACCGCGCGGTATTCTCGTCACCGACGGTCGTTCTGGCGGGTGACGATCGGAGTAGCGACTCCCGTGTGCGGCTCGGAACGCTCGGCCACCACGACGGGTGGGACGGCGAGGATTCGGCCAGTGCGCACCTCCGAGATACCAGCGGCGATGGGATCCCCGACGCCGTCGCCGAGATGGATCTCGGGATGCCCACCGGCGGCCCCGGCGTCGTCGGTACACCGCTGAACCTCGACCCGACCACGGTCGACACCAGCGGCGACGGCATTCCGGACAGCGAAACCGTCGACATCAGCTACCGGGTCATAACGGACGACGGCGAGACGAAACTCGAGGCCGAGGTCACGGACGCGGCCCATCACCCGGCGCGTATCGACACGACCGGTGACGGGGTGACCGACGCCGAGCAGCTCGAGGGTTGGGAGATCGAGGTCGTCGACGAGCCCACCGAGGCACAAGATCTGATGGAGCTCGTTACGGATCCGGACACTGACGGCGATCCCGCTGTGTTCTTCTCGTCTCGAGAGGTGGATGCGGACCCGCTGATAGACGATACGGACGGGGACGGGCTCGCAGACGAGGAAGAACGTGACCTCGGGACCGACCCCGAACGGTCGGATACGACCGGTGACGGGATTTCCGACGCCGACGCGTTTGACGATCCGGAGGAAGATCCGACGGTCTTCTCGACGAGTCCGCCCGAAATGACGCTCGTGGACTACAGGAAGTGGTCCGAACCGCCGAGCGTCGATTTCGAACTCGGCCTCGATCCGATCGACGTAGACGGCCCCTCCTGGCACTTCCAGTATGTTGTTCAGTTCCACGATCCCGGCGGCGTCTCCGAGTACGAGATCACCCGCGGAGACCGAACGATCGGCGAAGGTACGCTCTCGAACGAGCCAGTAATGGCTACGCGCACGGAAACACTCGAGTCACTCACCGAGGGCGTGTTCACCTCGTGGCGCGGCTCACAGGCGACGGCCAAAGCGACGGACGGCCACGGGAACGACGGTGCAGAACGAATTCACAGTGAGTCGTCCTTCTACGGCACCGTTATCGGAACGAACGTCGATCCACACGCCGGTGGCACCCTCTCCGGGTTCACCCATAGCGCAGCCGAACTCCCCGAACTGATAGCGGTGATCGGTGCGGCGTTGTGGGACGATCCCAAAGCGGCCGGGAACGAGCTCGTCGAGTTAGTCGGTGAGATCGATCGCGAACTGTTGGCAGAGTTACTCCCGATGGTGATCGAGAGCACGCAGGACCAACAGCAGCTTGATAATCCTTACTCCGAAGGGACCATCGAACACGAACGATACGCCGAGGGCTGGTACGAAGGCTACACGTTACACTTCTTATCGTCGATAGCCTACGGCGGCACGATCACGAAGGGGGCCACCAAGGGAGCCAACGTCGGCAGTCGATTGAGCCGCGTCAGTGACGACTTGCCGACCGCCTCGAGGGCCATTCGAGCTGACGGCAGTGGGCTCAAATCCGCCCGCATCGCGAACCGGCTGGCTGATCAAGGATACGACGGTCTGGCACAGAAATTCCGGACTGCCGGAAAGGAAGCGCAAACGGTCAAGACGCTCGATGAAGTCGACACTGCGGTTCTCCGATCGCTCGACGAAACCCAACGGACGGAACTCCTTCAGCACATTGCAGACCATCCGAATGGCGCTCGTCTCGTCGACGATCTGGGTCCGCAACGCACGGACGAACTCTTCTCCCTATCGGTGCGACAGACTGACAACGTTCAACTTCGGGAGAATCTTTTCCGATTACACCGACAGGGAGTTCCGTCGGACGAGATCGACCGGTTCGCTCGGAATGTAGACAAACTAGAGGGAACGTCCGGTCTTCATCGGTCTATCGAAACCACAGTGAACGGTGGGAATCCCAGTAACTTCCGCGGCGACCTGTTTGAAACGGAGGTGGCAGTTCGCAAAGGTTCAGACAACGTAAAAGAGATGGGTAAATCGATTCCAGGTGGTGAGGTCGACATCGTTATGGAGAACAGACTCGTGGAAACAAAGAGCGGAAGTTACCAAGCCGTCACAAATCAGGACAGACAATACCAGCAGCTCGCCTCCCAGATTGCAACCTATCAACGATATGCAGACGAATCGGATGTCATCGAGGTCGCATTCAGGGCTAAGCCGAGCGATGATGTCAGATCGCTGCTTGATAACAATGGAATCGAATATACATATTGA